The Seriola aureovittata isolate HTS-2021-v1 ecotype China chromosome 8, ASM2101889v1, whole genome shotgun sequence genome contains the following window.
tttttatacatGTGTCCAGGAGTTAAGTGTCCTGCAGATTAACACTGAAGGCCACCTGAAGGCCCTAGAAACTGACCTCCAGGCTGCCAGGGCTACTGTTACAGCTCTAAAGGACAGGAACAAGGACTTGGGTAAGATTTATGAACATATAGGGAGACAAATGCATTTGCTAGCATGTGTAGATGAactaatcagtgttttttacCTATTATAGAGGACCTACATCAAGTGACGAAAATCCAGAACGAAGAGCTGGAGAATGAGAATGCTAAGTTACATGGTGAGATTTGTGTATGACATGCTTTTCCCGTTACATTCCTTTGTTCACGTTGACCCAAACTGTAAGGAAAACACATGTTACACATGCACGTTTTCAACATCTAGGGCCTAGTTATCAGATTTCTCATCGAGTCTGCTGCACATAAAGATGTCTGTATGTCCCTAGTACTGCACTTGATGTGCAAATAACATAAATGTTACACGTAACTTAATCCCTGCTTGTATTTTTGGGTTCGCTTGTTCACCACTACCCACTATTCTGTGTTTTCCAGCCATGATACGGGAGCTGAGGGAGGAAATCAGAGTCTTGCAGGGATACCTGGACACAGCCAATGATCAAATCCAGGTCACAAAACAGGCCTATAAGTGAACATCTGTCTTTCACCTTTTAGTCTTACTTTGTGAAAGACATGCTTGatctatttgtgtgtttataggATCTACGCTTGAAACTCCAAGAAAAGACACAGGAGAACACTGTCGCAGGTTCTCAGTTGGAGAAAGTAAAGTAAGCAAAAGACTAATGGTTCCTCCAAGCAACTTCGATCTCAACTGCACACAATGACGCTCATTTGTCACTTCTCCACAGGCACCTAAAACCCCAACTAGAGCAGCACATGACTGAGCTAGAAACCACTCAAGATatgttgaggcataaaaaggagGAGGCACAGAAATGCCGGCAAGAACTGCAGGCGTCAAAGGATGCTTTACGGAATGTGGAGAAGAGGTTGGAGGACCAAGAGCTGGAGCTAAAGTCTGCGCAAAAGTCAGTGAGTGACATGGAGGAACAAATGAAGTTGGCCAACCAAGAAGTTCACGATTCTCAAGCGACAGTTCGGCAGCAGGAGGCAGAGCTCGCTAGACTAAGGGAGGTGCTCAGACGGACAGAGAAGGAGCTAGATGAGAGAGTTGCTCATCTTGAACAGCGGTGTCTTTTCTCTGAGGAAGAGAGAAGTATGTTTACCAagattttgttattgttaattTAAATAGCAAAGATGAATTGACagttgtgtgatgtgtgtattgtatgtattttgttgtttggttttagGCAAGACTCAGGAGGAGGGGCTGAGGAGAGTGCAGGAGTTAAAGACAGAGCTCAATGCGCTAACGGAGGTTAAAAGAGAcgagaaaaagagacacattCAGCTCCAGCAAGAAAATGCTGCTCTTACTGAGGAACTGACAAAAGAAAAGGTCACACAACGTTTTCTCCTACATTCCACATTCttttttagattagattatattAACTTAATTTTTCCTATTTGCTACAGGCGCTTGTAGACTCCCTGTCTGTGCTggtggagcaggagagggaggagtcCGAGGAGCGGTTTAGACAGTTAaaggaggagacggaggaggTGCTGGGAGAGCTCGCTCTcttggaggagcaggagcagaggaggcaggaggtggCGGAAAAGAGCCAGGAGACTGTCCagaggctgcaggaggaaaacagTGAGCTGGAGAGAAGACTGAATGATACCAGGGCACTGATGCTGAGGTGAGCATCCAAAGGCCAAATACGCTGAGAGGAAGTGttaacagaaaagaaacaataaaggTGAAACTTGCGCATCCAAACATTTTCAGCTAAAGAGTCACGATGGAATTTGAAAGTCATACTTCCATTAAAAACGTCCTGCTGACTACACTAAAACACCACCACTTTTTTTGGATTTGTTGTTACTGCCTGTGTTACTATTTAGAGTCAGAGGCAGCTGGGAACATGTCCCAGCATACAGTGAGTTCAAAgtcaagaaaaataattgaCAGGTTGCCATTCCATCACAGTTTTGACACAGACAGTTTGGGTCACTGTCTATTTCTGTTCATGAGCAATTTCAAGTTTTCAAGTCACTTCACTACCTCGTTTTTGGAATATGAGTGGAACCAGGGCACCTGGAAGTGAAcgtgttttttgcttttattagaCAGTTTGGTAGAGACTGGTTGATTGAAAATAATGGTGAGAAGAAACAGTGGGATTTAACACTCAACACAATTTTTTGTGGATTatctgattaattgtttagttaAGTGGTTCCAAATCTTTTTTGTGTGATATTTGCccacattattatatatatacaattgAATATTGCATTTGGTCATATTGGGATTTTTGATAATATTAAGAGTAATTGTTTAGTTATTAATTATAATGGCATGTTAATACATTTCAATTCAAGTTTGCTGCAGGTATCAACCGTTTaaccaatattttttttttgttttttgttttttacttttagctTACAATTGTTACTGTTCATCTGTTACTTTTAGACAACTATGGCAGCTGTTCAGATAACCATTTCAACTATTTATTACTTATAGACTTATATTACCCAACATTCACTTCCAGTTGCTAAATGTGGTGACAACAGACTCAAGTTGACAGGCAGCTGACTGGTTATTGTAAACttacaaaaaatgtcacaaagttCATCCTATTTGGCTCCATATTTTccttatattttatatttatattatatcttATATCAACTTTTATTAGTTGAGCTTCCCCTATACCTCcttgcagctgcagtttgtacAAATTAATTTTGTCCCATACAACTATTAGAaatgaactaaataaaataatgtaaaatagcATTATGATGCTTGTATCATTTCAATGGCACCATGAACTATGTTTTGGTGCGATAAAGTCAAGATTTTAACCTATCAAAAATGTGTCCTGTTAATTTTTAGTAAGAGCAATGATATGGCAGCTTTGGAagaggagcatttagcagccaaGAGAGAACTCCAAGAAGCACAAACAAATTCACTGAGCAAGATGGGAGAGATTGTCACAGAGCTGGAAAGGTGAGCACTCAAGTGTCAGTATTTTTGGAACATCATTGTGATTCATGTTGGCATTTAGCTTAAGATTCTGTCAACGTGTAAGATTCACAGACTGTCTTACTTCTCAGTGCCAAAGAGGCTCTAaagggagcagaggagagacagagagaactggaagaggaggtggagagagtgaCCCAGcagatgaaggaggagatggaCAAAGTGATTaagcagaaagaagaggaaatccagagagtgaaagaggggTTAGAGGAACATGAGGAGAGACAGCTCGCTGAAGCAAAAGCCAGGGAGGAGAATGCAAGGTATCCTTAAAATTCAACCTGTGTTGAAATAACTGTCACTTTTCCTccgtttttatgtttcttttttctttgaccTGATAGACTTTTGCTGGAGGTGCAGACTCACCTTGCACagaaagatgagaagattaagACCATGGAGATGAATCACGCTGGTCTGATCAGTCAGTTACAGCAGGAGCTACAGATGCAGACAAAGGAGAAAGAAGACGCTCTGGGGAAAATGGAGGAACAGAGAAGTCAGAGTGTTGCTCAGCTCCAAAATGAGAAGGAAAAGATACAGAAATTACTAAAGGAGGTCAGCctggaaaaagaggaaatgatggAACAGCTTCAAcaagaaagagagcagagagataAAATTCAAACAGCCCGTCAAGAGGAAAGGGGAGCATGGGAGATTGAAAGGAAAaaccaccagcaggtcagatCAGAAGTGCTCAGACTAAAGGCCGATCTTGAGAGAGTAGACGAGGAAAAGAAGAATCTTCTGTCTCAAGTAGAAGTCAAAGACCAGTCCAAGCTCGCTCTTGAAGATCAGCTAAACgtggcagagcaggagagaaaccaGCTTCAGTCTCGCCTAGATGATGTTGAACATGAAGAGTGTGTGACCATCCAGACCCAGTTAGACCTCACTGAGGCCATGCAGGGCGAGCTGGAAGAGCAACGACAAGACAGACGGGCCCTGCAGGAGCAGGTAGACGTACTGACTCAGGAGAAGGTTACACTGCAGTgggagatggaggagcagcgACAGGAGCTCCAAAGACAAATAACAGAAGCACAAGAGAAGAGGTGAGTAGGATTTTTTTGTGTGAGATttggagatttttttatttttattaatttgttttttacaatttgCAAATTAACTGATCAATCGTTTTTTCTAAGCTCTCCAAGTTCAGAGACAGAACACTGGAGGAAACGATATGAGGAGCTGTTTGCTAAAGTCAGGCCCTTCCAGGTCAGTCATTTCCACATCAAttaagtaaaatgtaaaatctcaGGATAGCCCAGAACATCTgtgattaaagctgcactaatcattatttttatatgaacaatggaaaaaatgtgaaaggtgtcactcTTAGTGATGAAAccacagataattatcaccCGTCTCTGCTGTTCCACCTAGCGCTAAGTAGCATTTTGGTGTCTTTCAActcatggttttggttttacaggACATATTGTGTCAACCAAACCAacatatgtcagtgttttgattCTGTTTCAACACTCCAGTCCCAGCACAGCTGTTTTAAGCAAAAACAGTCTGGTAAACCCACTGTTCGTTACAtgttcagcaccaaacagcataCAGATCAATTTTGGTGTAGTGCTGGATTTTGCCCTCAGCAGTTGGAGAGTTGAATTTGTGGCCAGAACTACAACTCCATACGAATGCTGTTGCTCCATCTGTTTAATGTGGGCAATGGTTTGCCATATAAAGATGATAATGGTATATATCAGTgttatttttacagctttttgcgctgcccccaagtggccaaaacaaTCATTTCATGTCAATTTAAGTTAAACGAATCGATGAGTTAAAACCCTCTCAATGTtcgtgttggtgtgtgtgtgtgtgtgtgtgtgtgtgtgtgcccacagGAACAGCTCAATGCGTTTGCAGCAGAGCGAAATGCACTCCTCAATGAGAACGGGGCAAACCAGGAGGAGTTAAACAAGTTGGCTGACGCTTACGCTCGCCTGCTGGGCCACCAGAACCAGAAGCAGAAGATCAAACATGTCATGAGGCTGAAAGATGAGAACATCTCCCTGAAACAGGTCAAACATGAGAATAACACTGTCTACTTTCCaaagcgcacacacaaatattgtCATAGGTTACTTTTGGGGACATTACACTCATTAATTTCCTGGAGAATTACCATAACCACTACTTGCTTAACCGTAACCCTTATCTTAACCACTGACCCAGAAAT
Protein-coding sequences here:
- the hmmr gene encoding hyaluronan mediated motility receptor; amino-acid sequence: MSFSRAPLKRFNEHVGCAPPPGSYEIKPGDPKGAASFDKSDRFRPPKAAAGAAMPPPSPSRNVLASPVRRTMSVDGLVEGSSVKKERNGMTMERKQQKLLEKEIRSLVQQRGEQDRQLLALEEELKKVEAKLLATVREKTGLAASVTTLERQRTELKKVNEFLKNKVSADTTKKRINSLTMELMEARNTLDVKNKELSVLQINTEGHLKALETDLQAARATVTALKDRNKDLEDLHQVTKIQNEELENENAKLHAMIRELREEIRVLQGYLDTANDQIQDLRLKLQEKTQENTVAGSQLEKVKHLKPQLEQHMTELETTQDMLRHKKEEAQKCRQELQASKDALRNVEKRLEDQELELKSAQKSVSDMEEQMKLANQEVHDSQATVRQQEAELARLREVLRRTEKELDERVAHLEQRCLFSEEERSKTQEEGLRRVQELKTELNALTEVKRDEKKRHIQLQQENAALTEELTKEKALVDSLSVLVEQEREESEERFRQLKEETEEVLGELALLEEQEQRRQEVAEKSQETVQRLQEENSELERRLNDTRALMLSKSNDMAALEEEHLAAKRELQEAQTNSLSKMGEIVTELESAKEALKGAEERQRELEEEVERVTQQMKEEMDKVIKQKEEEIQRVKEGLEEHEERQLAEAKAREENARLLLEVQTHLAQKDEKIKTMEMNHAGLISQLQQELQMQTKEKEDALGKMEEQRSQSVAQLQNEKEKIQKLLKEVSLEKEEMMEQLQQEREQRDKIQTARQEERGAWEIERKNHQQVRSEVLRLKADLERVDEEKKNLLSQVEVKDQSKLALEDQLNVAEQERNQLQSRLDDVEHEECVTIQTQLDLTEAMQGELEEQRQDRRALQEQVDVLTQEKVTLQWEMEEQRQELQRQITEAQEKSSPSSETEHWRKRYEELFAKVRPFQEQLNAFAAERNALLNENGANQEELNKLADAYARLLGHQNQKQKIKHVMRLKDENISLKQEVSKLRSQVSRQKSDLEQLKSKLPGTTRRRFDPSKAFQHDKENRQIEASEPFKEGNHYA